The proteins below come from a single Gordonia pseudamarae genomic window:
- a CDS encoding type VII secretion target: MTNTQVQADPAAITRFARQQRTIAAEIRGSASVGNSAAGELAPTFGIIGADFLAVLTSVLDAKNRTVVAIADQHATISTRSQAATNTYVTTDSNAARRVVTNSQTTRTNRTTNKTDTRTQTVSNSLTTGIQALSTLATGVQSLAGLLTTSQDTDEQNRTTNTNRQKTTTPAPDKTTTDKTTTDKTTTDKTTADKTTADRTTADKTSADTSTNEKSTTEKTTTEKPTTEKTTTERPTTDKTVHTDKSGTTPDKVVSTVATPNGTTASTTTTTTTTTSTPGGTTTTTVTTTELGTVDKELTLK; the protein is encoded by the coding sequence ATGACGAACACCCAGGTTCAGGCCGATCCGGCCGCGATCACCCGATTCGCCCGACAGCAGCGCACCATCGCCGCGGAAATCCGTGGCTCCGCGAGCGTCGGTAACTCGGCAGCCGGAGAACTCGCCCCCACCTTCGGCATCATCGGCGCCGACTTCCTCGCCGTACTCACCAGTGTGCTCGACGCCAAGAACCGGACGGTCGTCGCGATCGCCGACCAGCACGCGACGATCAGCACCCGATCGCAGGCGGCCACCAACACGTACGTCACCACCGACAGCAACGCGGCCCGGCGTGTTGTCACCAACTCCCAAACCACCAGGACGAACCGGACGACGAACAAGACCGACACCCGGACGCAGACGGTGAGCAACAGCCTGACCACCGGCATCCAGGCGCTGTCCACACTCGCGACCGGAGTCCAGTCACTCGCCGGCCTGCTGACAACCTCCCAGGACACCGACGAGCAGAACCGGACAACGAACACGAACCGGCAAAAGACCACCACGCCGGCCCCCGATAAGACGACAACCGACAAGACGACAACCGACAAGACGACAACCGACAAGACGACAGCGGACAAGACGACAGCGGACAGAACGACGGCGGACAAGACATCTGCTGACACGTCGACCAACGAGAAGTCGACCACCGAGAAGACGACCACCGAAAAGCCAACTACGGAGAAGACAACTACGGAGAGGCCGACAACGGACAAGACCGTGCACACCGATAAATCCGGCACCACACCGGACAAGGTCGTCTCCACCGTCGCCACGCCGAACGGCACCACCGCGTCCACGACAACGACGACGACCACCACGACCTCGACCCCCGGCGGTACGACCACGACAACAGTCACGACCACCGAACTCGGCACCGTCGACAAGGAGCTGACCCTCAAATGA
- the upp gene encoding uracil phosphoribosyltransferase encodes MDVHIVAHPLAAVRLTTLRDKNSSNAEFRQALSGITQILVYEALAAALVDEVPIQTPMGSCVGARLSAPPLFVPVLRAGLGMVDQAHALVPEANIGFVGIARDESTAKPVPYLASLPEDLSDIPVFVLDPMLATGGSMLHAIDLLVDRGARDITAICVVAAPEGVAALENSGHPIRLIVGAVDEGLNQAYYIVPGLGDAGDRQYGPR; translated from the coding sequence ATGGATGTCCACATCGTCGCCCACCCGCTGGCCGCCGTCCGGTTGACCACCCTGCGCGACAAGAACAGCAGCAATGCGGAGTTCCGGCAGGCACTGTCGGGGATCACCCAGATCCTGGTGTACGAGGCACTCGCGGCGGCGCTCGTCGACGAGGTGCCGATCCAGACGCCGATGGGTTCGTGCGTCGGCGCCCGGCTCAGCGCACCCCCGCTGTTCGTCCCGGTGCTGCGTGCCGGGCTGGGGATGGTCGACCAGGCACACGCGCTGGTCCCCGAGGCCAACATCGGATTCGTCGGTATCGCCCGCGACGAGTCGACGGCCAAGCCGGTGCCGTATCTGGCCTCGCTGCCCGAGGACCTGTCGGACATCCCGGTCTTCGTGCTCGACCCGATGCTCGCGACCGGCGGTTCGATGCTCCACGCCATCGATCTGCTCGTCGACCGCGGTGCCCGCGATATCACCGCCATCTGTGTGGTGGCCGCTCCGGAGGGTGTTGCCGCCCTGGAAAACTCCGGTCATCCGATCCGGCTGATCGTCGGTGCGGTCGACGAAGGCCTCAACCAGGCCTACTACATCGTTCCCGGCCTCGGCGACGCCGGCGATCGCCAATACGGCCCCCGCTGA